The Acidimicrobiia bacterium genomic sequence GTCGGTGAGGCCCCAGCGGCTGCGGTACTCGCGCGTCGACGGGCACGCACCCGCGACGAGCCGCTCGTGCTGGATGCGCAGGAGATAGACGACGTCGGTCTGCTCGAGCACCGAGTCGAGATCGCTCGTCGCGACCGCCGGCCAACCCGCGAGCGACTCGGGCAACAGGGTCGGGGGCCCGACGAGCGTGACCTCACAGCCGAGCTCCGCCCACACGCGCGCCCCCGACCGCGCGACCCGCGAGTCGCGGATGTCGCCGACGATCGCGACCCGGCACCCGTCGAGCGACGGACCGCGATGGCGACGCAACGTGAACGCGTCGAGCAGCGCCTGGGTCGGGTGCTCATGGCGACCGTCGCCCGCGTTGATGACCGACGCGTCGACCGACCGCGCGAGGCACTGCGGCGCGCCCGCGCTGCCGTGGCGCACGACGATCGCGTCGACCCCCATCGACTCGATCGTGTGCACGGTGTCGAGCAGGCTCTCGCCTTTACGCACCGACGACGTCGACACGCTGAAGTTCATCGTGTCGGCCGAGAGCCGGCGCGCCGCGGTCTCGAACGAGATGCGGGTGCGCGTCGAGTCCTCGTAGAAGAGCGTGACGACGGTCTTGCCGCGCAGCGCGGGCACCTTCGGGATCTCGCGCTGCGTCACTTCGAGGAACGACTCCGAGAGATCGAGGACCTCCTCGATCCCGGCACGGCCCCCGAGGTCGTCGACTGCCAGCAGGTGCTTCACGCCGCCCCTCCTCCGTCGTCCGTCGGACCCCAGATCTCGACCGCGTCGGCGCCGCCGTCGATCTCCTCGAGCGCGACCCGAACGTCCTCGAGCGACTTGGTCGGCAGGTTCTTGCCGACGAAGTCGGCGCGGATCGGCAGCTCGCGGTGGCCCCGGTCGACGAGGACCGCGAGCTGGATGCTCCCGGGCCGGCCGAGGTCGATGAGCGCGTCGAGCGCGGCGCGGACGGTGCGGCCCGTATAGAGGACGTCGTCGACGAGCACGACGACCTTGCCCCGCACGTCGGGCACCTCGGTCGGACCGAGCGGCTGCACCGCGCGCAGGCCGATGTCGTCCCGGAAGAACGACGGGTCCAGCGTCCCGACGGGGACCTCGACGCCCTCGAGACGTTCGATCACCTGCGCGAGGCGACGGGCGAGCATCACGCCGCGCGTCCACATGCCGACGAGGACGACGTCGCGCGCGCCCTGGTTGCGCTCCACGATCTCGTGCGCGATGCGCGTGAGCGCCCGCCGCAGCGCCTCGGCGTCGAACACACCGGCCCGGAACGCAAGAACGCGACCCTCGCTCGGGGCCGCGTCGTCTTCGATCCTGAGCCCCTGCGGGGCCGCGTCTCGCGCCATGGTTTCCTTCCGTAGGGACCTCTCGGGATCCCGGTGACGGTAGCGACGACGGTACTACACGCCTGCCGCCCGGGGCGCGGATCGCGGGAGGTGCGGACGCTTCTGCGGGCGGGCCCGTGCGGTCGCACCGGCCAATGCCGACTCCGCTTCCGCGCGCGCCGCGGCGCCGATGCCGGCCTGCGAATACGCGTCGGCGTCGATCGCGGCGCCGACACCGGCGACCGTCGCGTCGCGCAGTAGATACGCGACGACGCGCGCGTACGCGGTCGCAGTCTCACTCCCGAGGCGGGCGCGACCGGCGCCTGCACCCAACCGGTCGAGCTGCTCGAGCAGGCGCGCGGCCCACGAGCGGTTGCGGCGCGCGCGCCCGGTCGAGGCGAGCCGGCGCAGCGCCTCCACCGCGCCGAGCACGAGACCGGCGAGGAGGACGAGGAACCCGAAGTCGACGAGGTGGTGACCGATCCAACCCCAGAGCGACTCGCTCGCCTTCGCGTCGCCGGCGAGCGCGACGTGTGCCGTCGGGTCGAAGGCCTGCCACCCGACTCCCGGGAAGTAGACCTCGGCCCACGCGTGCGCGTCCTTCGCGCGCACGACCCACTCGTTGGTGAGGCGGCT encodes the following:
- a CDS encoding aspartate carbamoyltransferase catalytic subunit, producing MKHLLAVDDLGGRAGIEEVLDLSESFLEVTQREIPKVPALRGKTVVTLFYEDSTRTRISFETAARRLSADTMNFSVSTSSVRKGESLLDTVHTIESMGVDAIVVRHGSAGAPQCLARSVDASVINAGDGRHEHPTQALLDAFTLRRHRGPSLDGCRVAIVGDIRDSRVARSGARVWAELGCEVTLVGPPTLLPESLAGWPAVATSDLDSVLEQTDVVYLLRIQHERLVAGACPSTREYRSRWGLTDARAARLKPDTLVMHPGPMNRGVEIADEVADSARSLVTEQVANGVAVRMAVLYSILGSGGPVV
- the pyrR gene encoding bifunctional pyr operon transcriptional regulator/uracil phosphoribosyltransferase PyrR — protein: MARDAAPQGLRIEDDAAPSEGRVLAFRAGVFDAEALRRALTRIAHEIVERNQGARDVVLVGMWTRGVMLARRLAQVIERLEGVEVPVGTLDPSFFRDDIGLRAVQPLGPTEVPDVRGKVVVLVDDVLYTGRTVRAALDALIDLGRPGSIQLAVLVDRGHRELPIRADFVGKNLPTKSLEDVRVALEEIDGGADAVEIWGPTDDGGGAA